One window of the Buchnera aphidicola (Meitanaphis elongallis) genome contains the following:
- the ispF gene encoding 2-C-methyl-D-erythritol 2,4-cyclodiphosphate synthase yields MKIGHGFDVHAFGGKKPLVIGGVIIPHTCGVIAYSDGDVLIHAVIDALMGATAMGDIGSIFSDANKKYENISSRILLRKIWRIITIEEYIISNIDMTVIAQSPKMAIYRNKMRENIAMDLTCSIDDVSIKFTTTERLGFIGRKEGIACESIVMLDCFKKL; encoded by the coding sequence ATGAAAATTGGACATGGTTTTGATGTTCATGCATTTGGTGGGAAAAAACCATTGGTTATCGGAGGAGTAATTATTCCTCATACGTGTGGTGTAATTGCATATTCTGATGGTGATGTTTTAATACATGCTGTTATTGATGCATTAATGGGAGCTACTGCGATGGGGGATATCGGATCAATATTTTCTGATGCTAATAAAAAATATGAAAATATTAGTAGTAGGATTTTACTAAGAAAAATATGGAGAATAATTACGATAGAAGAATATATTATATCTAATATTGATATGACAGTTATTGCACAAAGTCCAAAGATGGCAATTTATAGAAACAAAATGAGGGAAAATATTGCTATGGATCTTACTTGTTCAATAGACGATGTAAGTATTAAGTTTACTACTACTGAACGATTGGGATTTATTGGAAGGAAAGAAGGTATAGCATGCGAATCTATTGTTATGTTAGATTGTTTTAAAAAATTGTGA
- the yihA gene encoding ribosome biogenesis GTP-binding protein YihA/YsxC gives MNKNNYNLAIFEKSIIDIKKEKSDFGSEIAFVGYSNSGKSTLINVLTNQKKLARISKVPGRTQSINIFKVSSKVRLVDLPGYGYARVPESIRLQLKHIVFQYLKLRKCLKGLVMLIDIRCSIKNLDETVINLAKLRHIPMFILLNKSDKVSFEKRKEQLHIMKNNQLVLSHNIQVELFSSLKSIEMNSLRDKIGNWICKIV, from the coding sequence TTGAACAAAAATAATTATAATCTTGCTATTTTTGAAAAAAGTATAATTGATATAAAAAAAGAAAAATCTGATTTCGGATCTGAAATTGCTTTTGTAGGGTATTCTAATTCTGGAAAATCTACATTAATTAATGTTTTAACTAATCAAAAAAAATTAGCTAGAATTAGTAAGGTTCCAGGAAGAACACAATCAATTAATATTTTTAAAGTTTCCTCTAAAGTTCGATTAGTAGATTTACCTGGTTACGGTTATGCACGAGTTCCTGAAAGTATTAGGTTGCAGTTAAAGCACATAGTATTTCAATATTTAAAGCTTCGAAAATGTTTAAAAGGGTTAGTTATGCTAATAGACATTCGATGTTCTATTAAGAATTTAGATGAAACAGTAATTAATTTAGCAAAGTTACGTCACATCCCAATGTTCATTTTGTTGAATAAATCTGATAAAGTAAGTTTTGAAAAACGAAAAGAGCAATTGCATATTATGAAAAATAATCAATTAGTTTTATCTCATAATATACAGGTAGAATTATTTTCTTCATTAAAATCGATAGAAATGAATAGTTTAAGAGATAAAATAGGGAATTGGATATGTAAAATAGTATAA
- a CDS encoding DsbA family protein, translating to MKKILIIFMLILFGFHNVDAQMIQEKKYSILNKKITNAPQIIEFFSFLCPHCYALEKKYNLDKHIKKQISSSIKIIKYHVNFLGGELGSLLTHIWEMSKIVKLEKKILMPIFEKVQQTKSITNFYTLKNEFLKLTKMNRKEFNFLWNSFVTKSMLYNQNIVQNTINLKYVPSIFINGKYSINSENMNHKSPEILIKEYICIIKFLLKKN from the coding sequence ATGAAAAAAATTTTAATCATTTTTATGCTGATATTATTTGGATTTCATAATGTCGATGCACAAATGATACAAGAAAAAAAATATAGCATTCTAAATAAAAAAATCACCAACGCTCCTCAAATAATAGAATTTTTTTCTTTCTTATGTCCACACTGTTATGCATTAGAAAAAAAATATAATCTTGACAAGCATATAAAAAAACAAATATCTAGTTCTATTAAAATTATAAAATATCACGTCAATTTTTTAGGGGGAGAACTAGGAAGTTTGTTAACCCATATATGGGAAATGTCAAAAATAGTAAAATTGGAAAAAAAAATTTTAATGCCAATCTTTGAAAAAGTACAACAAACGAAATCTATTACTAACTTTTATACTTTAAAAAATGAATTTTTAAAACTAACAAAAATGAACAGAAAAGAATTTAATTTTCTTTGGAATTCCTTCGTCACAAAATCTATGTTATATAATCAAAATATTGTTCAAAATACTATAAATCTAAAATATGTACCTTCTATATTTATTAATGGAAAATATTCTATAAATAGTGAAAATATGAATCATAAATCACCAGAAATTCTCATTAAAGAATACATATGTATCATAAAATTCTTACTGAAAAAAAATTAA
- a CDS encoding 5'-3' exonuclease H3TH domain-containing protein → MNFNKKTINYLLIDGTSYLYQSYYSFSSFSNKDGIPSGAIYGVINMLKMLFLKYPNTQIIIIFDTPNKTFRHTLFQSYKANRPIMPKNLQMQIKPLYKAINMMGFPIVTIPLFEADDVIGTLAYEAHKNNKFTLICTNDKDLAQLVNINTNILEKKSHKILGKMEIKKKYGVIPKLIPDLFGLMGDTSDNIPGVPKIGKKTALLLLENFGSLKKIYKNIDKISKCSFRNAKNIAKTLLINQDLAFLSKDLATIITNIPMEKSINDLTMSKPSIKKLSCFFKYYGFYHWLELLKSGTWLINTNHSKV, encoded by the coding sequence ATGAATTTTAATAAAAAAACTATCAATTACCTGTTAATCGATGGAACATCATACCTCTATCAATCATATTATTCTTTTTCATCATTCAGTAATAAAGATGGTATACCATCAGGAGCTATATATGGTGTAATAAACATGCTAAAAATGTTGTTTTTAAAATATCCTAATACACAAATAATTATTATATTTGATACTCCAAACAAAACTTTTAGACATACGTTGTTTCAATCCTATAAAGCTAATAGACCAATTATGCCAAAAAATTTACAAATGCAAATCAAACCATTATACAAAGCTATAAATATGATGGGTTTTCCAATCGTAACAATACCCCTCTTTGAAGCAGATGATGTTATAGGAACATTAGCATACGAAGCTCATAAAAATAACAAATTTACATTAATTTGTACTAATGATAAAGATCTAGCACAATTAGTTAACATCAATACTAATATATTAGAAAAAAAATCTCACAAAATCTTAGGAAAAATGGAAATAAAAAAAAAATATGGAGTAATACCAAAACTAATTCCTGATCTATTTGGATTAATGGGAGACACATCAGACAATATTCCAGGCGTACCAAAAATAGGAAAAAAAACGGCACTACTGTTATTAGAAAATTTTGGATCTCTAAAAAAAATATATAAAAATATTGATAAAATATCTAAGTGTTCATTTAGAAATGCTAAAAATATAGCTAAAACACTGTTAATCAACCAAGATTTAGCGTTTCTTTCAAAAGATCTTGCTACAATAATAACTAATATTCCAATGGAAAAATCTATAAATGATTTAACAATGTCTAAACCATCCATAAAAAAATTATCATGTTTTTTTAAATACTATGGATTTTATCACTGGCTTGAATTACTAAAATCAGGAACATGGCTAATAAATACAAATCATTCTAAAGTATAA
- the ispD gene encoding 2-C-methyl-D-erythritol 4-phosphate cytidylyltransferase translates to MNTFSCVYSKIVAIVPAAGIGSRMLSNIPKQYIKIRGCTILEHSIKFLLAHSSIKRIIIVLNKKDIFFHKLSISSHPRIFYVIGGNLRVRSVLSGLLVINDVKWVIIHDAVRPCLNYNDLNKIISLTNTSKIGGILATPVNNTIKYSKDNHNVISTINRYQLWNALTPQCFPIKLLLACLRKAMNEGINVTDEASAMEHCGYYPQLIRGSSSNIKVTYPEDISFVSFYLGKNFCKRKNS, encoded by the coding sequence ATGAATACTTTTAGTTGTGTATATTCTAAAATTGTTGCTATTGTTCCTGCTGCTGGAATCGGTAGTAGGATGTTATCTAATATACCTAAACAATATATAAAAATAAGAGGATGTACTATTCTTGAACATAGCATAAAGTTTTTATTAGCGCATTCTAGTATAAAAAGAATAATTATTGTTTTGAATAAAAAGGATATTTTTTTTCATAAATTATCTATCTCATCTCATCCTCGAATATTTTATGTTATTGGAGGAAATCTTCGTGTTCGTTCTGTATTATCCGGTTTATTAGTAATTAATGATGTAAAATGGGTAATAATTCATGATGCTGTGAGACCATGTTTAAATTATAATGATTTGAATAAGATCATATCTTTAACAAATACTAGTAAAATTGGTGGAATATTAGCTACTCCAGTAAACAATACTATTAAATATAGTAAAGATAATCATAATGTAATTAGTACTATTAATCGTTATCAGTTATGGAATGCTTTGACTCCTCAATGTTTTCCTATAAAGTTGTTATTAGCTTGTTTAAGAAAGGCGATGAATGAAGGGATAAATGTAACTGACGAAGCATCAGCTATGGAGCATTGTGGATATTATCCACAGTTGATAAGAGGTAGTAGCAGTAATATTAAAGTCACTTATCCAGAAGACATTTCTTTTGTTAGTTTTTATTTAGGAAAAAATTTTTGTAAGAGAAAAAATTCATGA
- the glnS gene encoding glutamine--tRNA ligase: protein MSNKNKKTYNFIQKIIYNDLINKKIKNVKTRFPPEPNGYLHIGHAKSIFLNFYLAQKFKGTFNLRFDDTNPNKENIKYIENIVKDIKWLKCTWNKKIFYTSSYFTIMYKYAKELIMKGLAYVDQLNKTEIRTYRGTLTSPGVDSPYRTQTIEENLFLFEKMKNGYFSEGNACLRAKIDMKSSSIIMRDPVLYRVLFVEHHQTKKKWCIYPTYDFAHCISDSIEKITHSICTLEFQDNRKLYEWILNNINVTFRARQYEFSRLKLEYSVLSKRKLQLLITHNIVNGWDDPRMPTISGLKRRGYTPSSIKEFCKKIGVTKQENIIELSLLESCIRSELNLNAFRYMAIINPIQIYIQNLSDDHYEILTIPNHPSIDKLGTHKSVFSNKIYIDRFDFCENNTVMPIKKLIIGNEIRLRHAYTICAKKIVKDINNNVIKIICTYDKNTLGKNPINKKISGVIHWISEKNIIPAQFNLYDKLFLLKDPESETDLLKHVNNNSLIIKQGFVEADILNNISKHTYQFEREGYFCIDKSYHVTNNLIFNRIVPLKDKKKNTNITQII from the coding sequence ATGAGCAATAAAAATAAAAAAACATATAATTTTATCCAAAAAATAATTTATAACGATTTAATTAACAAAAAGATAAAAAATGTTAAAACACGATTTCCTCCTGAGCCAAATGGGTATCTTCACATAGGACATGCAAAATCTATATTTTTAAACTTCTACTTAGCTCAAAAATTTAAAGGAACATTTAATCTACGTTTTGACGATACTAATCCTAATAAAGAAAACATAAAGTATATTGAAAATATTGTAAAAGATATAAAATGGTTAAAATGCACATGGAACAAAAAAATTTTTTACACATCTTCTTATTTTACAATCATGTATAAATACGCTAAAGAACTAATCATGAAAGGACTAGCTTATGTTGATCAATTAAATAAAACAGAAATACGAACGTATAGAGGCACGCTGACCTCTCCTGGAGTTGATAGTCCATATCGAACACAAACTATTGAAGAAAACTTGTTTTTGTTTGAAAAAATGAAAAATGGATATTTTTCTGAAGGAAACGCATGTCTTAGAGCAAAAATTGATATGAAATCATCATCAATTATTATGAGAGATCCTGTATTATATCGAGTTCTGTTTGTTGAACATCATCAAACTAAAAAAAAATGGTGCATATATCCTACATATGACTTCGCCCACTGCATTTCTGACTCTATAGAAAAAATAACACATTCTATATGCACATTAGAATTTCAAGATAATAGAAAGCTATACGAATGGATTTTGAATAACATCAATGTTACTTTTCGTGCTCGTCAATATGAATTTTCCAGATTAAAACTAGAATATTCTGTATTATCTAAAAGAAAATTACAACTCTTAATAACTCATAACATCGTGAACGGATGGGATGATCCAAGAATGCCTACAATTTCTGGATTAAAAAGACGAGGATATACACCTTCTTCTATAAAAGAATTTTGTAAAAAAATTGGGGTCACAAAACAAGAAAATATAATAGAACTATCACTACTAGAATCTTGTATTCGTAGTGAACTAAATTTAAATGCTTTCCGATATATGGCAATCATTAATCCAATACAAATATATATTCAAAATTTATCTGATGATCATTACGAAATTTTAACAATTCCTAATCATCCAAGCATCGATAAACTAGGAACACACAAATCAGTTTTTAGTAACAAAATATACATAGATCGTTTTGATTTCTGCGAAAATAACACTGTTATGCCAATTAAAAAATTAATAATTGGAAATGAAATTAGATTACGACACGCTTATACTATTTGTGCTAAAAAAATTGTAAAAGACATTAATAATAATGTCATTAAAATTATTTGTACTTATGACAAAAATACACTTGGAAAAAATCCTATTAATAAAAAAATATCAGGAGTCATCCATTGGATTTCTGAAAAAAATATAATACCAGCACAATTTAATTTATATGACAAATTATTCTTATTAAAAGATCCTGAATCAGAAACAGATCTTTTAAAACATGTTAATAATAACTCATTAATTATTAAACAAGGATTTGTAGAAGCAGATATATTAAACAATATTTCCAAACATACATATCAATTTGAAAGGGAGGGATATTTTTGTATTGATAAGAGTTACCATGTGACTAATAATTTAATATTCAATAGAATTGTGCCCTTAAAAGACAAAAAAAAGAACACTAATATAACACAAATTATTTAA
- the typA gene encoding translational GTPase TypA: MKKNLRNIAIIAHVDHGKTTLVDKLLQQSENFEGHKKHSERIMDSNDLEKERGITILAKNAAIIWKNHRINIIDTPGHSDFGGEVERVLSMVDSVLLVVDALDGPMPQTKFVTQKSFNYGIKPIVVVNKIDRKYARPDWVVDQIFDLFVNLNATDEQLDFPIIYTSALLGTSGIDYNNMGNDMSSLYNMIIKYAPSPPTINHSHTLQMQISQLDYDNYLGTIGIGRINKGSIKPNQNVIVVNNQGLKINGKIGKVLNYFGLEKISTDLAQSGDIVAITGIEKLNISDTICDPNHINPLPALQIDEPTVKMMFSVNTSPFSGTEGKYITSRQILNRLQKETTYNIALKVQETKNSNTFSVSGRGELHLSILIENMRREGFELEVSRPKVIIRNFEGIKHEPFEIVILDVDKKSQGAIIKLIGERKGEITNITSDKVNRTRIDCILSSNALIGFKSEFITTTSGSGTFYSSFSHYGKIQSNSIGPRKNGVLISNKTGNSVGFSLFNLQNRGKLFIGHKTKVYEGQIIGIHNKMNDLTVNCLSGKKLTNMRASGSDEAIALITPIKISLEYAISFINNDELVEITPSSIRLRKAILKENERKIIARNKKLSP, from the coding sequence ATGAAAAAAAACCTACGCAACATAGCTATTATTGCTCATGTAGATCATGGGAAAACTACTTTAGTTGACAAATTATTACAACAATCAGAAAATTTTGAAGGTCATAAAAAACATTCAGAACGGATTATGGACTCAAACGACTTAGAAAAAGAAAGAGGCATTACCATTCTAGCAAAAAACGCCGCAATTATATGGAAAAACCATCGTATTAACATCATTGATACCCCTGGACATTCCGATTTTGGCGGAGAAGTAGAACGTGTACTATCAATGGTAGATTCTGTATTATTAGTAGTAGATGCATTAGATGGACCCATGCCACAAACAAAATTTGTTACTCAAAAATCATTTAATTATGGAATAAAACCTATTGTGGTAGTAAATAAAATTGATCGAAAATATGCTAGACCAGATTGGGTAGTTGACCAAATTTTTGATCTATTTGTTAATCTTAATGCCACTGATGAACAACTTGACTTCCCTATTATATATACTTCTGCACTACTTGGAACATCTGGAATAGACTACAATAATATGGGTAATGACATGTCATCACTATATAACATGATCATAAAATATGCACCATCGCCACCTACAATTAATCATAGTCATACACTACAAATGCAAATTTCACAATTAGATTACGATAATTATTTAGGAACAATTGGAATTGGACGAATTAACAAAGGATCTATAAAACCTAATCAAAACGTGATAGTCGTTAATAATCAGGGATTAAAGATCAATGGTAAAATAGGAAAAGTATTAAACTATTTTGGATTAGAAAAAATAAGTACAGATCTAGCACAATCAGGAGATATAGTAGCCATTACAGGAATAGAAAAACTAAATATTTCTGACACTATATGCGATCCTAATCACATAAATCCATTACCTGCATTGCAAATTGATGAACCAACAGTAAAAATGATGTTTTCTGTTAATACTTCTCCCTTTTCAGGCACAGAAGGGAAATATATTACATCAAGACAAATATTAAATCGATTACAAAAAGAAACAACTTATAATATTGCCTTAAAAGTCCAAGAAACAAAAAATTCTAACACTTTCTCAGTATCTGGACGTGGTGAATTACATTTATCAATACTAATCGAAAATATGAGAAGAGAAGGATTTGAATTAGAAGTATCTCGTCCAAAAGTTATTATCCGAAACTTCGAAGGCATAAAACATGAGCCATTTGAAATTGTCATACTAGATGTCGATAAAAAAAGTCAAGGGGCGATTATAAAACTAATAGGTGAGCGCAAAGGAGAAATTACTAATATTACTTCAGATAAAGTAAATAGAACTAGAATAGATTGTATTTTAAGTAGCAATGCATTAATTGGGTTTAAATCAGAATTCATAACTACTACTTCAGGATCTGGAACATTTTACTCCTCTTTTAGTCATTATGGAAAAATACAGTCCAATAGTATTGGGCCAAGAAAAAATGGAGTATTAATTTCAAATAAAACAGGAAATTCAGTAGGATTTTCTTTATTTAATTTACAAAATCGAGGAAAGTTATTTATAGGACATAAAACAAAAGTGTATGAAGGACAAATTATTGGAATTCACAATAAAATGAACGATTTAACTGTAAATTGCCTATCAGGAAAAAAATTAACAAATATGAGAGCATCAGGATCTGACGAAGCAATAGCATTAATTACACCTATAAAAATTAGTTTAGAATATGCTATTAGTTTTATTAATAACGACGAACTAGTAGAAATAACACCATCATCCATTAGATTAAGAAAAGCAATTTTAAAAGAAAACGAAAGAAAAATAATCGCAAGAAACAAAAAACTATCACCATAA
- a CDS encoding CTP synthase has translation MTTHYVFITGGVVSSLGKGITTASLAAILEARNLNVTVIKLDPYINVDPGTISPTQHGEVFVTEDGAETDLDLGHYERFIRNKMTRYNNFTTGSIYSEVLKKERKGEYLGATIQVIPHITNTIKNRILSCSKNKDIIFVEIGGTVGDIESLPFLEAIRQMAVDVGKENTIYIHLTLVPYISTTGEIKTKPTQHSVKELLSIGIQPDILICRSKKTISINERKKIALFCNVSKKSVISLQDVKSIYTIPKLLNIQKVDNLICKYFKLQAPRADLSEWDQVVHNEFNSKTTVTIGIIGKYVELPDAYKSVMEALKHGGIKNKTIINIKLINAKRVNKSNINMLDHLHGILIPGGFGKTGINGKIISAKYARENNVPFFGICLGMQIALIEFARNVVGLKEADSTEFTPQCKYPVISLIQEQKRKLESSIKKRNIKYLGGTMRLGSQICYLKKNSLSQKLYGTNTISERHRHRYEVNNYFLKKIEQHGLSVTGFSENNKLVEIIELSKHSWFLACQFHPEFTSTPRDGHPLFSSFIKAALKHKKKYNIDL, from the coding sequence ATGACAACACATTATGTTTTTATAACCGGGGGTGTAGTATCATCTCTTGGAAAAGGTATCACAACAGCATCTTTAGCTGCAATTCTTGAAGCACGAAATCTTAATGTAACTGTTATAAAATTAGACCCATACATCAACGTAGATCCAGGTACCATAAGTCCAACACAACATGGAGAAGTATTTGTAACCGAAGACGGTGCAGAAACAGACTTAGATTTAGGACATTATGAAAGATTCATTCGAAATAAAATGACTCGTTATAACAATTTTACTACGGGAAGCATTTACTCTGAAGTACTAAAAAAAGAAAGAAAAGGAGAATATCTAGGTGCTACTATTCAAGTTATTCCTCATATTACTAATACTATCAAAAATAGAATTCTTTCATGTTCTAAAAACAAAGACATTATTTTCGTTGAAATTGGAGGAACAGTAGGAGATATAGAATCTTTACCTTTTTTAGAAGCTATTCGTCAAATGGCAGTAGACGTAGGAAAAGAAAATACCATATACATTCATCTAACTTTAGTACCTTATATATCTACTACAGGAGAAATAAAAACTAAACCTACTCAACATTCAGTTAAAGAACTACTATCAATTGGAATACAACCAGACATACTAATTTGTCGTTCAAAAAAAACAATTTCAATTAATGAACGCAAAAAAATTGCTCTCTTCTGTAACGTGTCAAAAAAATCAGTAATTTCATTACAAGACGTTAAATCTATTTATACCATTCCAAAACTACTCAACATTCAAAAAGTAGACAACTTAATTTGTAAATATTTTAAACTACAAGCTCCTCGAGCTGACCTATCAGAATGGGACCAAGTCGTACATAATGAATTTAATTCTAAAACAACAGTAACCATTGGAATTATTGGAAAATACGTTGAATTGCCAGATGCTTATAAATCTGTTATGGAAGCATTAAAACATGGCGGAATAAAAAATAAAACAATTATTAACATAAAATTGATCAATGCTAAAAGAGTTAACAAATCAAATATTAATATGTTAGATCATCTTCATGGAATTCTAATACCTGGTGGATTTGGAAAAACAGGAATAAACGGAAAAATAATATCTGCAAAATATGCCAGAGAAAATAATGTCCCATTCTTCGGAATTTGTCTAGGAATGCAAATTGCATTAATAGAATTTGCTAGAAACGTGGTAGGTCTAAAAGAAGCCGATTCTACAGAATTTACACCACAATGTAAATATCCTGTAATTTCTCTGATACAAGAACAAAAAAGAAAATTAGAAAGTAGTATAAAAAAAAGAAATATAAAATATTTAGGAGGAACAATGAGACTAGGAAGCCAAATATGTTATTTAAAAAAAAATAGTTTATCACAAAAATTGTACGGAACTAATACCATATCAGAACGACATAGACATCGATATGAAGTAAATAATTATTTTTTAAAAAAAATAGAACAACATGGATTATCTGTCACAGGATTTTCCGAAAATAATAAATTAGTAGAAATAATTGAACTTTCCAAACACTCATGGTTTCTTGCTTGTCAATTTCATCCAGAATTTACGTCAACACCCAGAGATGGACATCCATTATTTTCTAGTTTTATTAAAGCAGCTTTAAAACACAAAAAAAAATATAATATTGATCTTTAA
- a CDS encoding septum formation initiator family protein, whose translation MIFVKIGLLVLLLLLQVNLFLGRDGLFKYITLHKRVSQIKLDIFYLTERNIKLSSEIKLWNTSNELIEEYARSNLGMIKTNEIFYRIIINHDFNNIK comes from the coding sequence ATGATATTTGTTAAAATAGGATTATTAGTATTATTACTCTTACTACAAGTTAATTTGTTTTTAGGAAGAGATGGTTTATTTAAGTATATAACATTGCATAAGAGAGTGTCTCAGATAAAATTGGATATTTTTTATCTTACAGAGCGTAATATAAAACTATCATCAGAAATTAAACTTTGGAATACTAGTAATGAATTAATAGAAGAATACGCAAGAAGTAATTTAGGAATGATTAAAACAAACGAAATTTTTTATAGAATTATAATTAATCATGACTTTAATAATATTAAATAA
- the eno gene encoding phosphopyruvate hydratase, producing MSKIKKIIAREIIDSRGYPTVEAEVHLEGGFIGLASSPSGSSTGSKEALELRDNDKSRFFGKGVTKSVKLINKVISKELIHKDASDQTAIDNIMIQLDGTSNKSKLGSNTILSVSLATAKAVAVYKGIPLYQYISELNRTLEPFTMPIPMINVINGGKHANNNIDIQEFMIQPISAHTIKEAIRMGSEIFHMLGIILKKNNLSTAVGDEGGYAPNLKSNESALIIIKKAVEASGYKLGKDITFALDCAASELYNKNTKKYTLIGENTSFTSQEFTHYLERLTEKYPITSIEDGQDESDWNGFFYQTKILGKKIQLVGDDLFVTNTKLLEKGIKQGIANSILIKLNQIGTLSETLKTINMAKKANYSTIISHRSGETEDTFISDLSVGTAANQIKTGSMSRSERTSKYNQLIRIEENLKNKDAFKK from the coding sequence ATGTCTAAAATTAAGAAAATAATTGCAAGAGAAATAATAGATTCTAGAGGATATCCAACTGTTGAAGCTGAAGTGCATTTAGAAGGAGGATTCATTGGATTGGCATCATCACCTTCTGGATCTTCAACAGGTTCTAAAGAAGCATTAGAACTACGCGACAACGACAAATCACGTTTTTTCGGAAAAGGAGTCACTAAATCTGTTAAATTAATTAATAAAGTCATATCTAAAGAACTAATACATAAAGATGCTAGCGACCAAACAGCCATTGACAATATTATGATCCAGTTAGACGGAACAAGTAACAAATCTAAATTAGGATCAAATACTATTTTGTCTGTTTCATTAGCAACAGCAAAAGCTGTAGCAGTTTATAAAGGTATACCATTATATCAATACATTTCTGAATTAAACAGAACTTTAGAACCGTTTACTATGCCTATTCCAATGATAAATGTCATTAATGGGGGGAAACATGCAAATAATAATATAGACATACAAGAATTTATGATACAACCAATCAGTGCTCATACAATCAAAGAAGCAATTCGAATGGGATCAGAAATATTTCATATGTTAGGAATCATTTTAAAAAAAAACAATCTAAGTACAGCTGTTGGAGACGAAGGTGGATATGCTCCTAATTTAAAATCTAACGAATCAGCATTAATAATCATTAAAAAAGCTGTTGAAGCTTCAGGATATAAACTAGGAAAAGATATTACTTTTGCTTTAGATTGTGCAGCCTCTGAACTTTATAATAAAAACACAAAAAAATATACATTAATTGGAGAAAATACAAGTTTTACATCACAAGAATTTACCCATTATTTAGAACGTTTAACAGAAAAATATCCTATTACTTCTATAGAAGATGGGCAAGATGAATCAGATTGGAATGGTTTTTTTTACCAAACAAAAATATTAGGTAAGAAAATTCAATTAGTTGGTGACGATTTATTTGTAACTAATACCAAACTATTGGAAAAAGGAATAAAACAAGGAATAGCAAATTCTATTTTGATTAAATTAAATCAGATTGGTACTTTAAGTGAAACATTAAAAACTATAAACATGGCAAAAAAAGCCAACTACTCTACAATAATTTCGCATCGCTCAGGAGAAACAGAAGATACTTTTATATCTGATTTATCGGTAGGAACTGCCGCTAATCAAATTAAAACTGGATCTATGAGTAGATCTGAACGTACGTCTAAATACAATCAATTAATAAGAATAGAAGAAAATTTAAAAAATAAAGATGCATTTAAAAAATAA